A window of Ananas comosus cultivar F153 linkage group 4, ASM154086v1, whole genome shotgun sequence contains these coding sequences:
- the LOC109709430 gene encoding serine/threonine-protein kinase RUNKEL isoform X1: MNNFHVYEAIGRGKYSTVYKGRKKKTIEYYAIKSVEKSQRSKVLQEVRMLHSLDHQNVLKFYSWYETSAHLWLVLEYCVGGNLMNLLRQDSRLPENSIHDLACDLVEALQFLHSKGIIYCDLKPSNILLDEYGSMKLCDFGLSRRFSDIEKSSLAALPQSKRGTPCYMAPELFQEGGSHSYASDLWALGCVLYECYAGRPPFTGSEFTQLVKSIISDPTPPLPDNASRSFENLVNSLLIKDPAERLQWPELCEHSFWRVKISIVPLPPQAAFSNMLQLSAKACLSERNGDRPSRTKTPAQHYQHNGNGVHKQDENSAKAFETPIKNAQSSRKTNAKPSGRVDAAKGVNILRLSRMAKLNLQRENEKENYRRPLPETCENEAEVKIENNDMELDFSENPEEDGPDDSEGSETPSCNTAERLAQNVNETSEEAENNNQIDMLVDDNTAGPDDVKKSQQDACSEQLEVAATPPSSNFRKAQRIKAASGSAPDTDSSIASQVFWHPSDLSVKPVMPSRKGDKALDTVCHLPFEALPASDYVKLLPEQLNALNSRIVQSLSGSSQVSEKQNVMKYLEILSGNTDAANIITNGPVMLLLVKMLRLSKSSTLRVQIASVMGLLIRHSTIIEAELANSGIINALVDGLRDKQDKLRRYCMAGLGELLFYISTQGDQNAKDSNALESPSKDSRSTASWQVSNSVVQLVSSILRKGEDDLTQLYALRTIENICSQGGDWTSRFASQDVIGNLCYIYKATGKQESTRLIAGSCLVRLARFSPSCIHLMFEKLPVKDISSALTKGNQREQQICLNLLNLAFLNSHAITNISRLMQSLAEEKLLVPGLLSLIDQGSEVLRGKALILIALLCKNSRRWLPHFLCNAKFLSVVDRLGKEKDGFISQCIESFVQLVISVVPGILDLVAGDVQQMMGSKRHGAIAALSGRGNPKSTVHLFPVILHLLGSSSFKHRVVSSHVMLQLANLTKLLEAPFQGRDDFQISLLRVLESVTEEPSTIIDDHKIFASRILPSLCTLYKGNKDGDARFLCLKVLFDVIVVIFSDSPVTVDEQTVESLKKISHNYFLPLYPVFIEDDDPIPMYAQKLLVMLIEYSYVKVSDILHIETVSQCFQFLLGDLSNANVNNVKLCLALASAPEMDTRVLSHLHVIRKIGNLLEFVTAKDMEDFLEPTLALCKAFILRGIGSNKAIDLSKEPALLGDNAFDMSIAVDQQCCIKDIGDFGSNVGAFLELVGSAETQITDLASDCLVLLLKAAPREATMGLLTNLPKLVTLLESLHHNGSGLQLLRLLYALAFSCKQYLSQAMILSIPITAVMRVEALVSAIKSSSIPGVADAAAHLGVQLQRLPRGI, encoded by the exons ATGAACAATTTCCACGTCTACGAGGCCATCGGCCGCGGCAAGTACTCG ACGGTTTACaaggggaggaagaagaagacgatcgAGTACTATGCCATCAAGAGCGTGGAGAAGTCCCAGAGATCGAAGGTTCTACAAGAA GTTCGGATGCTTCATTCTCTAGATCATCAAAATGTGCTGAAGTTTTATTCTTG GTACGAAACCTCTGCTCACTTGTGGTTGGTCTTGGAGTACTGTGTTGGTGGAAACCTCATGAATTTACTGCGGCAG GATAGCAGATTACCAGAGAATTCTATACATGACCTGGCCTGTGACCTTGTTGAAGCTCTCCA GTTCTTGCATTCCAAAGGAATCATTTATTGTGATTTGAAACCATCAAATATTTTACTTGATGAGTATGGATCTATGAAG CTTTGTGATTTTGGATTATCAAGGCGATTCAGTGATATAGAGAAAAGTTCTCTTGCTGCG CTGCCTCAATCAAAGCGAGGAACACCCTGTTATATGGCTCCTGAGCTGTTTCAAGAGGGTGGATCCCACTCGTATGCTTCTGATTTATGGGCCCTGGGTTGTGTGTTATATGAATGCTATGCTGGAAGACCTCCCTTTACAGGAAGTGAATTCACtcaattagtgaaatcgataatttCAGATCCTACGCCACCACTTCCTGATAACGCGTCCAGGTCCTTTGAAAATTTGGTTAATAGTCTATTAATAAAGGATCCTGCTGAAAGATTACAGTGGCCTGAACTTTGTGAACATAGTTTTTGGAGAGTAAAAATCAGTATAGTACCCCTGCCACCTCAGGCTGCTTTTAGTAATATGCTTCAGCTTTCTGCTAAGGCATGCCTTTCAGAGAGAAATGGTGATAGACCTTCGCGAACAAAGACACCTGCCCAACACTATCAACATAATGGAAACGGAGTTCACAAGCAGGATGAAAATTCTGCTAAGGCTTTTGAAACACCCATTAAGAATGCCCAAAGCAGCAGAAAAACAAACGCAAAACCTTCTGGTCGAGTTGATGCTGCAAAAGGTGTGAATATTCTTAGACTATCGAGGATGGCTAAGTTGAATTTGCAAAGAGAGAATGAAAAGGAAAACTACAGGAGGCCTTTGCCAGAGACATGCGAGAATGAGGCTGAAGTTAAAATCGAGAATAATGACATGGAACTCGACTTCAGTGAGAATCCTGAGGAAGATGGACCCGATGATTCTGAAGGATCTGAGACTCCTTCATGTAATACTGCAGAAAGACTTGCGCAAAATGTTAATGAAACAAGTGAAGAAGCAGAAAACAATAACCAGATTGACATGCTCGTTGATGATAACACGGCTGGGCCTGATGATGTTAAGAAAAGCCAGCAGGATGCATGTTCTGAACAGCTAGAAGTGGCTGCAACTCCACCTAGTAGTAATTTTAGAAAAGCTCAGCGTATTAAAGCAGCTTCTGGGAGTGCACCAGATACAGACTCGAGCATTGCTTCTCAAGTATTTTGGCACCCATCAGATCTTTCAGTCAAGCCCGTAATGCCTAGTAGAAAGGGTGATAAAGCTTTGGATACAGTTTGCCACCTTCCATTTGAAGCTCTTCCTGCTAGTGATTATGTTAAATTGCTACCGGAGCAGTTGAATGCACTCAACAGTCGTATTGTCCAATCTCTGAGTGGAAGCTCCCAAGTTTCAGAGAAACAGAATGTCATGAAGTACTTAGAGATATTAAGTGGGAATACTGATGCTGCAAATATCATAACTAATGGACCAGTGATGTTGTTGCTTGTGAAAATGCTGCGACTGTCAAAGTCATCGACCTTAAGAGTTCAAATTGCTTCAGTGATGGGCTTGCTGATACGGCACTCCACTATTATTGAAGCTGAGTTGGCAAATTCTGGGATTATAAATGCATTGGTAGATGGTCTGAGGGATAAACAGGATAAACTTAGGAGGTATTGTATGGCTGGTTTAGGGGAATTGCTCTTTTACATTTCGACTCAGGGTGATCAGAATGCCAAAGATAGCAATGCCCTCGAGTCTCCTTCAAAGGACAGTCGGTCTACAGCTAGTTGGCAG GTTTCAAATTCTGTGGTTCAATTGGTCTCATCTATCTTACGCAAGGGCGAGGATGATCTAACACAGCTTTATGCTTTAAGAACAATTGAGAATATCTGCAGTCAAGGAGGGGACTGGACTTCGCGCTTTGCTAGCCAGGATGTGATTGGAAATCTCTGTTACATATACAAAGCAACGGGAAAGCAGGAGAGCACAAGGCTTATTGCTGGGTCTTGTTTAGTCCGTCTAGCCCGTTTCAGCCCATCATGCATCCACTTGATGTTTGAGAAATTGCCTGTTAAGGACATTTCATCTGCACTCACCAAGGGCAACCAACGTGAGCAGCAGATCTGCTTAAATCTTCTGAACTTGGCTTTTCTTAACAGCCATGCTATAACAAACATAAGCCGCCTTATGCAGTCTCTGGCAGAGGAAAAGCTATTGGTTCCAGGTCTTCTCTCTCTTATAGACCAGGGAAGTGAGGTTCTTCGTGGAAAAGCTCTTATACTTATTGCTCTTCTTTGTAAGAACAGCCGACGATGGCTTCCACATTTCCTCTGCAATGCCAAATTCCTCTCTGTTGTTGACAGATTGGGGAAAGAGAAGGATGGATTCATTAGTCAGTGTATAGAATCATTTGTACAGTTAGTTATTTCTGTAGTTCCAGGCATACTTGACTTGGTTGCTGGAGATGTACAGCAAATGATGGGCAGTAAACGCCATGGAGCCATTGCTGCCTTATCTGGACGAGGTAATCCAAAGAGTACTGTTCATCTATTCCCAGTTATCCTTCATCTTCTTGGAAGCTCATCCTTTAAGCACAGGGTAGTAAGCAGCCATGTCATGCTCCAATTAGCAAATCTCACAAAGCTTTTAGAGGCACCATTTCAG GGTCGAGATGATTTCCAAATATCGTTGCTGCGGGTACTTGAGTCAGTTACGGAGGAACCTTCTACTATCATTGATGACCATAAAATATTTGCAAGCCGGATCCTTCCAAGTCTGTGCACGTTGTATAAGGGCAACAAGGATGGAGATGCTAGGTTCCTGTGCTTGAAAGTATTATTCGATGTGATTGTTGTGATCTTCAGTGACTCCCCGGTAACTGTTGATGAGCAAACTGTAGAGAGCTTGaaaaaaatatctcataacTATTTTCTTCCTCTTTATCCTGTGTTCATTGAAGATGATGATCCCATTCCAATGTATGCTCAGAAGCTTCTGGTAATGCTCATTGAATATAGTTATGTCAAAGTCTCTGATATTCTTCACATAGAGACAGTTTCACAGTGCTTCCAGTTCTTGCTTGGGGATCTTTCAAATGCAAATGTGAACAATGTTAAATTATGTCTTGCTCTTGCTTCTGCTCCTGAGATGGACACTAGGGTCCTATCTCATCTTCATGTAATCAGAAAAATCGGCAATCTCCTTGAGTTTGTGACTGCAAAGGATATGGAGGATTTTCTGGAACCAACCTTGGCCCTTTGCAAGGCTTTCATTTTGCGTGGCATTGGTAGCAATAAAGCCATAGACCTTTCTAAAGAGCCGGCCCTTCTTGGTGACAATGCCTTCGACATGAGCATTGCTGTCGATCAACAGTGCTGCATCAAAGATATTGGTGACTTTGGTAGCAATGTAGGTGCCTTTCTTGAATTGGTTGGAAGTGCCGAAACACAAATTACGGACTTGGCATCAGATTGTTTGGTCTTATTGCTTAAAGCAGCACCTCGAGAAGCTACCATGGGCCTCTTGACAAACCTTCCTAAGTTAGTCACTCTCCTGGAATCGTTGCATCATAATGGCTCTGGATTGCAGTTGCTACGCCTTTTGTATGCTCTTGCCTTTTCTTGCAAACAGTACCTGTCACAGGCAATGATTCTATCGATACCAATAACAGCCGTGATGCGAGTAGAAGCTCTTGTTTCAGCTATTAAGAGCTCGAGCATTCCTGGTGTTGCAGATGCTGCTGCTCATTTAGGTGTTCAATTGCAACGACTGCCTCGCGGCATTTAA
- the LOC109708727 gene encoding uncharacterized protein LOC109708727, translating to MGWWSTMVKNVRRPSTIDSLESAPPPHNFQNFVRFSSCSFEISQPLTKFFKVCKDEGVVSDEAIVEGVCIQFNRLLNPTTHTLKPSVRDPHLIPQIPSTMAIAPSTHAQLLSSSLAFFLLLFIPSRSSALGFRTSAISSAPSALPRLPRYVALPPTLAPDVMPRFPSPGAGGGVGAAPASSLPTIPSSPSPPNPDALPQPDSDIAPLGAAASAAAAPAAGGAALAAAVVAAWWCLGNHGR from the exons ATGGGGTGGTGGTCCACTATG GTGAAAAACGTACGGAGACCCTCAACTATAGACAGTTTAGAATCAGCCCCACCCCCAcataactttcaaaattttgttagatttaGTAGTTGTTCGTTTGAAATTTCACAAcctttaactaaatttttcaaGGTGTGTAAAGATGAAGGGGTAGTTTCAGATGAGGCTATCGTTGAGGGGGTATGCATACAATTTAATCGTCTTCTTAATCCTACCACGCACACTCTAAAACCCTCAGTTCGAGACCCGCACCTAATTCCTCAAATCCCTTCGACAATGGCGATCGCCCCCTCCACTCACGCGCagctcctctcctcctccctcgccttctttctcctcttgttcATACCATCTCGCTCCTCCGCTCTAGGGTTTAGGACCTCGGCCATATCGTCGGCGCCGAGCGCTCTCCCGCGACTCCCCAGGTACGTCGCGCTCCCGCCGACTCTGGCCCCGGACGTGATGCCGCGCTTCCCCTCCCCCGGCGCCGGCGGTGGAGTGGGGGCGGCGCCGGCGAGCTCGCTCCCGACCATCCCCTCGAGCCCGAGCCCGCCCAACCCCGACGCGCTCCCGCAGCCCGACTCGGACATCGCCCCGctcggcgccgccgcctccgccgccgcggcgcccgCCGCGGGTGGGGCGGCGTTGGCCGCCGCGGTGGTGGCCGCGTGGTGGTGCTTGGGGAACCACGGGAGGTGA
- the LOC109709430 gene encoding serine/threonine-protein kinase RUNKEL isoform X2 produces the protein MLHSLDHQNVLKFYSWYETSAHLWLVLEYCVGGNLMNLLRQDSRLPENSIHDLACDLVEALQFLHSKGIIYCDLKPSNILLDEYGSMKLCDFGLSRRFSDIEKSSLAALPQSKRGTPCYMAPELFQEGGSHSYASDLWALGCVLYECYAGRPPFTGSEFTQLVKSIISDPTPPLPDNASRSFENLVNSLLIKDPAERLQWPELCEHSFWRVKISIVPLPPQAAFSNMLQLSAKACLSERNGDRPSRTKTPAQHYQHNGNGVHKQDENSAKAFETPIKNAQSSRKTNAKPSGRVDAAKGVNILRLSRMAKLNLQRENEKENYRRPLPETCENEAEVKIENNDMELDFSENPEEDGPDDSEGSETPSCNTAERLAQNVNETSEEAENNNQIDMLVDDNTAGPDDVKKSQQDACSEQLEVAATPPSSNFRKAQRIKAASGSAPDTDSSIASQVFWHPSDLSVKPVMPSRKGDKALDTVCHLPFEALPASDYVKLLPEQLNALNSRIVQSLSGSSQVSEKQNVMKYLEILSGNTDAANIITNGPVMLLLVKMLRLSKSSTLRVQIASVMGLLIRHSTIIEAELANSGIINALVDGLRDKQDKLRRYCMAGLGELLFYISTQGDQNAKDSNALESPSKDSRSTASWQVSNSVVQLVSSILRKGEDDLTQLYALRTIENICSQGGDWTSRFASQDVIGNLCYIYKATGKQESTRLIAGSCLVRLARFSPSCIHLMFEKLPVKDISSALTKGNQREQQICLNLLNLAFLNSHAITNISRLMQSLAEEKLLVPGLLSLIDQGSEVLRGKALILIALLCKNSRRWLPHFLCNAKFLSVVDRLGKEKDGFISQCIESFVQLVISVVPGILDLVAGDVQQMMGSKRHGAIAALSGRGNPKSTVHLFPVILHLLGSSSFKHRVVSSHVMLQLANLTKLLEAPFQGRDDFQISLLRVLESVTEEPSTIIDDHKIFASRILPSLCTLYKGNKDGDARFLCLKVLFDVIVVIFSDSPVTVDEQTVESLKKISHNYFLPLYPVFIEDDDPIPMYAQKLLVMLIEYSYVKVSDILHIETVSQCFQFLLGDLSNANVNNVKLCLALASAPEMDTRVLSHLHVIRKIGNLLEFVTAKDMEDFLEPTLALCKAFILRGIGSNKAIDLSKEPALLGDNAFDMSIAVDQQCCIKDIGDFGSNVGAFLELVGSAETQITDLASDCLVLLLKAAPREATMGLLTNLPKLVTLLESLHHNGSGLQLLRLLYALAFSCKQYLSQAMILSIPITAVMRVEALVSAIKSSSIPGVADAAAHLGVQLQRLPRGI, from the exons ATGCTTCATTCTCTAGATCATCAAAATGTGCTGAAGTTTTATTCTTG GTACGAAACCTCTGCTCACTTGTGGTTGGTCTTGGAGTACTGTGTTGGTGGAAACCTCATGAATTTACTGCGGCAG GATAGCAGATTACCAGAGAATTCTATACATGACCTGGCCTGTGACCTTGTTGAAGCTCTCCA GTTCTTGCATTCCAAAGGAATCATTTATTGTGATTTGAAACCATCAAATATTTTACTTGATGAGTATGGATCTATGAAG CTTTGTGATTTTGGATTATCAAGGCGATTCAGTGATATAGAGAAAAGTTCTCTTGCTGCG CTGCCTCAATCAAAGCGAGGAACACCCTGTTATATGGCTCCTGAGCTGTTTCAAGAGGGTGGATCCCACTCGTATGCTTCTGATTTATGGGCCCTGGGTTGTGTGTTATATGAATGCTATGCTGGAAGACCTCCCTTTACAGGAAGTGAATTCACtcaattagtgaaatcgataatttCAGATCCTACGCCACCACTTCCTGATAACGCGTCCAGGTCCTTTGAAAATTTGGTTAATAGTCTATTAATAAAGGATCCTGCTGAAAGATTACAGTGGCCTGAACTTTGTGAACATAGTTTTTGGAGAGTAAAAATCAGTATAGTACCCCTGCCACCTCAGGCTGCTTTTAGTAATATGCTTCAGCTTTCTGCTAAGGCATGCCTTTCAGAGAGAAATGGTGATAGACCTTCGCGAACAAAGACACCTGCCCAACACTATCAACATAATGGAAACGGAGTTCACAAGCAGGATGAAAATTCTGCTAAGGCTTTTGAAACACCCATTAAGAATGCCCAAAGCAGCAGAAAAACAAACGCAAAACCTTCTGGTCGAGTTGATGCTGCAAAAGGTGTGAATATTCTTAGACTATCGAGGATGGCTAAGTTGAATTTGCAAAGAGAGAATGAAAAGGAAAACTACAGGAGGCCTTTGCCAGAGACATGCGAGAATGAGGCTGAAGTTAAAATCGAGAATAATGACATGGAACTCGACTTCAGTGAGAATCCTGAGGAAGATGGACCCGATGATTCTGAAGGATCTGAGACTCCTTCATGTAATACTGCAGAAAGACTTGCGCAAAATGTTAATGAAACAAGTGAAGAAGCAGAAAACAATAACCAGATTGACATGCTCGTTGATGATAACACGGCTGGGCCTGATGATGTTAAGAAAAGCCAGCAGGATGCATGTTCTGAACAGCTAGAAGTGGCTGCAACTCCACCTAGTAGTAATTTTAGAAAAGCTCAGCGTATTAAAGCAGCTTCTGGGAGTGCACCAGATACAGACTCGAGCATTGCTTCTCAAGTATTTTGGCACCCATCAGATCTTTCAGTCAAGCCCGTAATGCCTAGTAGAAAGGGTGATAAAGCTTTGGATACAGTTTGCCACCTTCCATTTGAAGCTCTTCCTGCTAGTGATTATGTTAAATTGCTACCGGAGCAGTTGAATGCACTCAACAGTCGTATTGTCCAATCTCTGAGTGGAAGCTCCCAAGTTTCAGAGAAACAGAATGTCATGAAGTACTTAGAGATATTAAGTGGGAATACTGATGCTGCAAATATCATAACTAATGGACCAGTGATGTTGTTGCTTGTGAAAATGCTGCGACTGTCAAAGTCATCGACCTTAAGAGTTCAAATTGCTTCAGTGATGGGCTTGCTGATACGGCACTCCACTATTATTGAAGCTGAGTTGGCAAATTCTGGGATTATAAATGCATTGGTAGATGGTCTGAGGGATAAACAGGATAAACTTAGGAGGTATTGTATGGCTGGTTTAGGGGAATTGCTCTTTTACATTTCGACTCAGGGTGATCAGAATGCCAAAGATAGCAATGCCCTCGAGTCTCCTTCAAAGGACAGTCGGTCTACAGCTAGTTGGCAG GTTTCAAATTCTGTGGTTCAATTGGTCTCATCTATCTTACGCAAGGGCGAGGATGATCTAACACAGCTTTATGCTTTAAGAACAATTGAGAATATCTGCAGTCAAGGAGGGGACTGGACTTCGCGCTTTGCTAGCCAGGATGTGATTGGAAATCTCTGTTACATATACAAAGCAACGGGAAAGCAGGAGAGCACAAGGCTTATTGCTGGGTCTTGTTTAGTCCGTCTAGCCCGTTTCAGCCCATCATGCATCCACTTGATGTTTGAGAAATTGCCTGTTAAGGACATTTCATCTGCACTCACCAAGGGCAACCAACGTGAGCAGCAGATCTGCTTAAATCTTCTGAACTTGGCTTTTCTTAACAGCCATGCTATAACAAACATAAGCCGCCTTATGCAGTCTCTGGCAGAGGAAAAGCTATTGGTTCCAGGTCTTCTCTCTCTTATAGACCAGGGAAGTGAGGTTCTTCGTGGAAAAGCTCTTATACTTATTGCTCTTCTTTGTAAGAACAGCCGACGATGGCTTCCACATTTCCTCTGCAATGCCAAATTCCTCTCTGTTGTTGACAGATTGGGGAAAGAGAAGGATGGATTCATTAGTCAGTGTATAGAATCATTTGTACAGTTAGTTATTTCTGTAGTTCCAGGCATACTTGACTTGGTTGCTGGAGATGTACAGCAAATGATGGGCAGTAAACGCCATGGAGCCATTGCTGCCTTATCTGGACGAGGTAATCCAAAGAGTACTGTTCATCTATTCCCAGTTATCCTTCATCTTCTTGGAAGCTCATCCTTTAAGCACAGGGTAGTAAGCAGCCATGTCATGCTCCAATTAGCAAATCTCACAAAGCTTTTAGAGGCACCATTTCAG GGTCGAGATGATTTCCAAATATCGTTGCTGCGGGTACTTGAGTCAGTTACGGAGGAACCTTCTACTATCATTGATGACCATAAAATATTTGCAAGCCGGATCCTTCCAAGTCTGTGCACGTTGTATAAGGGCAACAAGGATGGAGATGCTAGGTTCCTGTGCTTGAAAGTATTATTCGATGTGATTGTTGTGATCTTCAGTGACTCCCCGGTAACTGTTGATGAGCAAACTGTAGAGAGCTTGaaaaaaatatctcataacTATTTTCTTCCTCTTTATCCTGTGTTCATTGAAGATGATGATCCCATTCCAATGTATGCTCAGAAGCTTCTGGTAATGCTCATTGAATATAGTTATGTCAAAGTCTCTGATATTCTTCACATAGAGACAGTTTCACAGTGCTTCCAGTTCTTGCTTGGGGATCTTTCAAATGCAAATGTGAACAATGTTAAATTATGTCTTGCTCTTGCTTCTGCTCCTGAGATGGACACTAGGGTCCTATCTCATCTTCATGTAATCAGAAAAATCGGCAATCTCCTTGAGTTTGTGACTGCAAAGGATATGGAGGATTTTCTGGAACCAACCTTGGCCCTTTGCAAGGCTTTCATTTTGCGTGGCATTGGTAGCAATAAAGCCATAGACCTTTCTAAAGAGCCGGCCCTTCTTGGTGACAATGCCTTCGACATGAGCATTGCTGTCGATCAACAGTGCTGCATCAAAGATATTGGTGACTTTGGTAGCAATGTAGGTGCCTTTCTTGAATTGGTTGGAAGTGCCGAAACACAAATTACGGACTTGGCATCAGATTGTTTGGTCTTATTGCTTAAAGCAGCACCTCGAGAAGCTACCATGGGCCTCTTGACAAACCTTCCTAAGTTAGTCACTCTCCTGGAATCGTTGCATCATAATGGCTCTGGATTGCAGTTGCTACGCCTTTTGTATGCTCTTGCCTTTTCTTGCAAACAGTACCTGTCACAGGCAATGATTCTATCGATACCAATAACAGCCGTGATGCGAGTAGAAGCTCTTGTTTCAGCTATTAAGAGCTCGAGCATTCCTGGTGTTGCAGATGCTGCTGCTCATTTAGGTGTTCAATTGCAACGACTGCCTCGCGGCATTTAA
- the LOC109709550 gene encoding protein NETWORKED 3A-like — protein MMTRTDLPQAWWFDRRSSSKQSPWLLSALSGLEEKTKQMLELIEGDADSFAQRAEAYYKKRPLLVDMIREFYRAHRALAEQYDQLKSAGSTHHNLFGPSFLDGSLSPKVCNNATDGSSLFSSECSESEEPDVDDTETEAETDRVSPNKRYEENERELQVLREQNAALKAELDVKDEEKREVIRQLAFAIDILKEENADLRKHVNGSRKMSKYLRIRKVD, from the exons ATGATGACGCGAACCGATCTCCCCCAAGCATGGTGGTTCGATAGACGCAGCAGTTCGAAACAGTCTCCATGGTTGTTGTCGGCACTTTCAG GACTAGAAGAGAAGACCAAGCAAATGCTGGAACTGATCGAGGGAGATGCCGATTCATTTGCTCAACGAGCCGAGGCGTATTACAAGAAGCGGCCTTTACTCGTCGACATGATCAGGGAGTTTTACCGAGCTCACCGCGCATTGGCCGAGCAATACGACCAGCTCAAATCAGCAGGCTCGACGCATCACAATCTATTCGGTCCCTCTTTTCTAGATGGAAGCTTGTCACCGAAAGTATGCAACAATGCAACCGATGGATCATCGCTCTTCTCCTCAGAGTGTTCTGAGTCTGAGGAACCTGATGTTGACGACACAGAAACAGAAGCAGAAACCGATCGAGTTTCGCCGAACAAAAGATAtgaagagaatgagagagaattACAAGTACTTCGCGAACAGAATGCGGCTCTTAAGGCCGAACTAGATGTAAAAGACGAGGAGAAGAGGGAGGTCATCAGGCAACTAGCTTTCGCTATCGATATACTCAAGGAGGAGAACGCCGATCTACGAAAACATGTCAACGGTTCGAGAAAAATGAGCAAATATCTTCGAATTCGAAAAGTTGACTAA
- the LOC109708436 gene encoding acyl carrier protein 1, chloroplastic-like: MQFVLPLSLSLALLLSRSLSLSLARAIHLDLSRFRSRSIRSMAFVARSGISIAAPPQFAPRRVEVNGTNGLKSLSFSTQRKSFPSIHLRQANMRFRVSCAAKPETVTKVCEIVRKQLALSDDSPVTGESKFSTLGADSLDTVEIVMGLEEAFGVSVEEENAQGITTVQDAADLIERLVEGKSS, translated from the exons ATGCAATTCGtgcttcccctctctctctctctagctctactcctctctcgctctctctctctctctctcgcgcgcgcgatCCATCTCGATCTCTCTCGATTTCGATCCCGATCGATTCGATCGATGGCTTTCGTTGCGAGATCGGGGATCTCGATCGCGGCTCCGCCTCAATTCGCACCGAGGAGAGTG GAAGTTAATGGAACTAATGGATTGAAATCTCTTTCCTTTTCTACCCAAAGGAAAAGCTTTCCATCAATTCATTTGCGGCAAGCCAACATGCGCTTCCGTGTTTCGTGTGCT GCAAAGCCCGAGACTGTTACAAAGGTGTGTGAGATAGTAAGGAAGCAGTTGGCTCTGTCTGATGACTCTCCTGTGACTGGCGAATCAAAATTCTCAACACTTGGGGCTGATTCGCTTGACACG GTTGAGATTGTTATGGGTCTCGAGGAAGCATTTGGGGTGAGCGTGGAAGAAGAGAATGCTCAGGGAATCACTACGGTGCAAGACGCTGCAGATCTCATCGAGAGGCTCGTCGAAGGGAAATCTAGTTAG
- the LOC109708728 gene encoding probable indole-3-pyruvate monooxygenase YUCCA10: protein MEIALDLAESGAKTSIVVRSPLHLVTREIWLLGMHLRKFLPLYLVDALALFLCYLKFGDTSKYEIHRPTKGPFYLKANSPVFPVMDVGTFDKIKAREIQVLPSITRINSNSVTFANGKVEYFDAIILATGYRATTKEWLKGDDYLIDDDSMAKQKYPNNWKGKNGLYCAGLGRRGIPGTSEDALKIAKDIYESSCCE, encoded by the exons ATGGAGATCGCCCTGGATCTCGCGGAGTCCGGGGCGAAAACCTCGATCGTAGTGCGGAGCCCG CTTCATTTGGTTACGAGGGAGATATGGCTCTTGGGTATGCATTTGAGGAAGTTCCTTCCTCTGTACCTCGTGGATGCACTCGCTCTTTTCCTTTGTTATCTGAAGTTTGGGGATACATCCAAGTATGAAATACATAGACCAACCAAAGGACCCTTTTATTTGAAAGCAAACTCTCCCGTATTTCCTGTTATGGATGTTGGCACATTCGACAAGATCAAGGCCAGAGAAATTCAG GTTTTACCTTCCATAACCAGAATAAACAGCAATAGCGTGACATTTGCCAACGGCAAGGTAGAATACTTCGATGCCATAATTCTTGCGACGGGCTATCGAGCTACGACGAAAGAGTGGCTAAAG GGTGATGACTATCTTATTGACGACGACAGCATGGCTAAGCAAAAGTATCCAAACAACTGGAAAGGAAAGAATGGTCTTTACTGTGCTGGGCTTGGAAGAAGAGGGATTCCTGGAACTTCAGAGGATGCACTGAAGATAGCCAAGGACATCTATGAGAGTTCTTGTTGTGAATAA